DNA from Chryseomicrobium sp. FSL W7-1435:
TTTATCGCGGAAAGAGGCAAGTAGTTCAACGATAGCATGTAGAGCGTTTTGGACGCCCCCTCCGTAAAGACCAGAGTGTAGATCGCCTTTTGCGCCTTTAATATTTACTTGAATACCAGCAAGCCCACGTAAGCCATAACAAACAGCAGGTTGGCCAGGACCTTGCATGCCTGTATCAGAGATCACAATCACATCTGCTGAAAGAGCCTCTTTATTTTCTTCGACGTAAGCATCTAAGTTAGGACTACCAATTTCTTCTTCGCCTTCAATCAAAAATTTAATGTTGATAGGAAGCTCCCCAGTTTGTTGGAGTAGCGCCTCTACGGCTTTAACGTGCATATAGACCTGGCCCTTATCATCACTTGCGCCACGTGCAAAAATTTTCTCATCGCGAATCGTTGCTTCAAATGGAGCAGTTTCCCATAGGTGAAGGGGATCAACAGGTTGAACATCGTAGTGACCATACATCAAGATGGTCGGCTTACCTGGTGCATGCAGCCAATCGCCATATACGACAGGATGACCAGCCGTAGCATCGATCTTAACGTTCTCAAGACCTGCTTTTGTCATTGCTTGAGCCAACCAATCGGCTCCTTTTTGCATATCTTCTTTATGTTCCGATAAAGAAGAAATGCTAGCGATTGCTAAAAATTCTTTCAGTTCGGCTAAGTGCTTTTCACGGTGTTGTGCGAAGTAGTGATCAAGTTCAGTTGAATGCATAGTATCCCTCTTTCTTGAAATAAGAATCTACGATTAAGTATAGCAAACTTTCAGAAAAGGAGAGCTTGAAATGCAAGATAGGGTTGAATTATGGTATGATGGCTCTATCGAAAATTTTGAGCGTTACTATACTAGGGGGAACAATACACCAATGGAATTTGTCTATTTAGGCATCTGTTTAGTCCTGTCGTTTTTCTTTTCCGGCAGTGAAACTGCGTTAACCGCAGTCAATAGGATGAAGGTCCAGCTGAGAGCGGAGCAAGGGGACCGCGCGTCTCAAAAATTATTAATGCTTCTATCAAAGCCGGACCGGATGATCACAACAATCTTGATCGGGAACAACATCGTAAATATTACGATGCCGACAATCTTAACGATCATCGCGTTAACTTATGGTTGGGACATTGCTATCGCAACAGCTGTTCTAACTGTAATGATTATTATCTTTGGTGAAGTATTGCCAAAAACGATTGCTGTTACTTTCTCAGACCGAATCGCTTATCTTGTATCACCTATCATAGGAGCGCTCGTTCAAGTGTTGCGTCCCATCACTTTCATATTAGGCCAGTTAACGAATATCTTTATTCGTATCTTGTCAAAAGGTGCTGTGAAGGAAGCAACGATGACTAAAGAAGAACTTCGCTCAATGGTTGATATTGCCTCGACAGAAGGTACATTCAGAGAAGAAGAATCTGAGCGGTTAAAAGGGGTGCTCGACTTCCCTCACAAGGACGTGGAAGATGTTTTAGAGACGCACCGGACAGAAATCGTGGGTATACCAACAACGGCTTCTTTTGAAGAAGTTCGTTCCATCATATTAGATAATCGTTACACGCGTTTTCCTGTCTATGAAGATAGCATGGATGAAATCATTGGGATGTTCTACACGAAGCGTTTCATTGAATGGACGATGAACCCAGAGCGCGCTCTTGAAGAGTTCGTTGACTTAGAGCCCTTGTTCGTCGTGAAGTCATTAAGTGTAGAAAAAGTATACAAACAAATGCTTGCTAAGAAAAAGCATATGGCTATCGTGTTGGATGAGTACGGCGGAACGCTTGGTATTGTCACACACGAAGATATTATCGAAGAAATGATTGGCCAAGAAATCGAGGATGAGACAGATGAAGATGAACAACCGCTTGTGTATGAACATACAGCAGACCGTCTTATCTGTGCCGCACGATTTGAGATCGAAGACTTTAACAACTTAATGGAAATGTCTATTGAAACTGAAAATGAAACAATTGGTGGCTTCATCATGGAATTGCTTGGGCATGTACCAGATGAAGGGGAAAAGGTTGTTTTTGAGAACTTGCATTTTGAAGTGAACGAGATGGACCGAAACCGAATTGTGAAATTGACGGTAACAAAATTAACAGATCAAACCGAATCTACTGAAGAAGACCTGGTTCGCGCCTAGCGCGTGCCAGGTTTTTTTAAATTACATAAGTGTAATGAAGATGAAAGAAGACTCGATGGTTCGTAAGGAAGGAGTTTGAGAAGATAAGGGTACGAAGAAACGAACCGGAGGGGAACAATCATGACCAAGATTGAAACCGTATATGAACAACACAATCGCTCAATTTATTATCTGTGCTTAAAGCTTACAAAAAACCAAGCAGAAGCTGAAGACCTCATGCAAGATGTTTGGATGAAAGTTGTACGCTATGAATCGTATTTAGAAAATGTGGATCATGTAAAAGCGTGGTTGACGACTATTACAATGAACACGTTCCGTGATAAATACCGTAAAGACGTTCGCCGCAGCAAACATGTAGTGATTCAACCCGATCAGTTAGACGTATCCATCTTGGATTTGATTGCAGCCGATACATTACCTATTGAAGATCAATTAGCGAAAGCAGATGTAAGTGAATTGATCCAAAAGAAACTTGGTGAGCTGGATACAATCTATAGCAAAACAGTCTTTTACTTTTACGTGAAGCAGTTGTCGCTTGTTGAAATTGCCGAGATGATGAAAGTATCTATTGGTACGGTTAAATCTCGTCTGTTCCGAGCGAAGCAGCGTTTACGTGAGCTTATCTTAAATGACGCAGAATCTGCGGAAATGTTGCTTGCTTAATTAGATGTAATATTTTTCCTTTTAGGTACCTGTGCACTGCACAATTCAGTTTATTCACTACAATTCCATAAATATGAAGGAGCAACCTTGATGCATCAAGGTTGCTCCTTCATTTATGCAAATTGTGTTGAATAGTGCGGTGCACAGGTACCTTAAAAAAATCCCGAGACGATGAGGTCTCGGGATTTTTTGCGATTTATTCTGAACGTTCTTCTACAAACTCTTCACCTGTCGAGAACCATTCTTCAACATTCCACACTTTTGTAACAAGGCCTTCATAGAAGTCTGGTTCATGTGAAACCAGCACGATGGTACCTTTATATTCTTGCATAGCACGTTTTAATTCTGCTTTTGCTTGAACATCCAAGTGATTGGTTGGCTCATCGAACAACATCCAGTTACTTTCATCAAGCATCAGTTTACATAGTCGAACCTTCGCTTGCTCACCACCACTTAAGCTAGAAAGAGGGCGTGAGATATGGTCGTTTTTCAGGCCTGTGCGGGCAAGAGCTGCACGGACTTGGTTTTGATCCATACTTGGGAACGTTCCCCAAACATCATCGATTGGCGTCATATTGCCTGCTTTGACTTCTTGTTCAAAGTACGCAGGAATCAAAAAGTCACCTCGACTCAATTTGCCATCCAAAGATGGCACTTTACCAAGCATCGTTTTAAGAAGTGTCGATTTCCCGACGCCATTCATTCCGACCAAAGCAATCTTCTCACCACGTTCAATTGTGAATGTTAAAGGAGGAAGTAGAGGTTTGTCGTAGCCAATCACTAAATGATCGGCCTCAATAACAAATCGACTTGATCCTCGTGATTCTTTAAAGCTAAACTGCGCTTCTTGCGCTGTTTCTGGACGGTCGATGCGTTCGATACGGTCCAGTTGTTTTTGGCGTGATTTTGCACGGCCGGTTGTTGAGTAACGAGCCTTGTTTTTAGCGATGAATTGTTCGGTTTTTTTAATGTAATCTTGCTGTTTTTCATAAGCGTCGATATGCTGACGTTTGTGTAACTCGGCAAGTTCGATAAATTTCTCGTACGTTGCTGTATAGCGTGTGAGCTTAGAGAATTCCAAGTGGAAGATAACGTCCGTCACGGTATTCATAAATTCAGTATCATGCGAAATTAGCATGAAAGCATGTGGGTAATTTTTTAAATAGTTGGCTAGCCAAGAGACGTGCTCTTCGTCCAAGTAGTTGGTTGGCTCATCGAGAAGCAATACTTTTGGTTTTTCAAGCAATAGCTTAGCAAGAAGTACCTTAGTGCGTTGTCCTCCAGATAGAGCATCTACGCGTTTGTCCAGACCGATTGCGTCCAGTCCAAGTCCCCGTGCCACTTCTTCGATTTTCATATCAAGTGTATAAAAATCACCAGCATCTAAAGCATCTTGGATTTCTGACATCTCATCCAAAAGGGTTTCAAGTTCCTCAGGAGAAGCCTCAGCCATCTGCATGCCGATGTCATTCATCTTAGCTTCCTTTTCATAAAGCGGCAGATACGCATCGCGAAGTGTATCCATCATGGAGCGTCCTGGCTGTAAGCGAGTGTGTTGATCTAAATAGCCATAATGAGTGCCAGGAAGCCATTCTACGCGTCCTGCATCGTGTACAAGTTCACCTGTGATGATTGACATCATGGTGGATTTTCCGACGCCGTTAGCACCGACTAGCCCGACGTGTTCGCCTTCGACTAAACGGAACGATACGTCTTTGAAAAGTGTGCGATCTCCAAAGGAGTGTCCTAAATTATCTACTGTTAATAAGCCCATTGTTATTCCTCGATCCCTACTATATAAATTTAAATAAATATTAGTATGTTTATTTCTGATCAAACGCCTTCCGCATCTTAACGCAATCGAGCTCCAGGCGTTAGAAATACACTCAAAAATCAGTCGCACCCATAGAGGCAGAGAGAGCCTCTATGGGCACGCCAGATTCCATCGGCATTTCTGATCAAACGCCTTCCGCATCTTAACGCAATCGAGCTCCAGGCGTTAGAAATACACTCAAAAATCAGTCGCACCCATAGAGGCAGAGAGAGCCTCTATGGGCACGCCAGATTCCATCGGCATTTCTGATCAAACGCCTTCCGCATCTTAACGCAATCGAGCTCCAGGCGTTAGAAATACACTCAAAAATCAGTCGCACCCATAGAGGCAGAGAGAGCCTCTATGGGCACGCCAGATTCCATCGGCATTTCTGATCAAACGCCTTCCGCATCTTAACGCAAAAGACGCCCGCTAATTATAACTTAGCGAGCGCTGCGTTCAATTCCTGTAACTGGACTTCCATCGCTGCTAGGCGCAGTTCTGCTTTTTCGAGCATCGCCGGATGTCCGGTTGACTCGAGCTTTTCCATGTCGCCTTGAAGGCGTACATAATCCATCTTCAGTTCAGCGATTTGTTGTTCAAGCTCATGCTTCGTCATCTGATTACTTCCTTTACGTGACAAACTATCGTCTAGTTTACCACAGGTCGTATCAAGATGTGAATTCTCGTAATTCAGCTAAAGCCTTCAACTCCTGTATAATAGCTGCTGGATTTAAGGTTTCTGCTAGTGCTTCAAGTTGTTTTTTCTTCTTCAGCAGCAAGCCTTCATGTAACACGACTTCCATAATGGCGTTTTGTAGAGCGGACTGCTTCACTTTTCGACCAAGGCCAAGATGAGTGAACGCAGGAATCTCATCGCCAAAACGATAGCTGACTTCTCGTTTTGATTCGGCTAACAGCACGGCAGGTGTCGCAGTCTGCACGCAGAGGTAAGGCATATGGGCACTCGAGGTGATAGCAAGATCGGCACGTTCTAAATAAGGAAGATAGTCTGCGGTCTCGATGAGCTGCAAATGCTTCCGTTGTAATATGAATGACTGCAGGGTAAAGCGGTCGTGCTGATAAGACGGGTGGATCACGACGTCCACTTCGAGCGGAACATGAAGCTGCGTGAGATGACGCAACACACGGTGGGTAAGATTGTCAGGATCTTTTTCTGGAAACAGTATGACTATGCGTTTAGTTTTGCTGATCTGTGGTGGAGAAGGGGTGTAGGAGATCGGAATATAGGCATCGAGACCTTTCCGTACATCCATGGGCAAGTAGTCGGCTTCTTCCGTATATAAAGTTTGCAGTTGATAGTCGGCGACTAAAGCCCCATCACCCGAATCGTCGATAACGGCTACACGACTTCCCAGCTGGTGCATGAAGCGTATATCTTCTGGCGTAGAGCGACCTGCATCACGAATTGTCAGGTTTGGTTGATAAGCAGCTAGTAGATTGTAGAGCTCAGGTTGGGTTGTATAAAGTGTGGCATCGACGTCAGGGTGTTTTTGCTTCATAAAGAGTTGAACGGCTTGTGGCCAGGTGTTTTGGAATTCACGCGCACGACGAAGGGCATATCCAGCCATTTCTGTAGATGGATCTAGTAAATAGGCAATTTTTATAGCGTTCATCCTCCT
Protein-coding regions in this window:
- a CDS encoding ABC-F family ATP-binding cassette domain-containing protein; this encodes MGLLTVDNLGHSFGDRTLFKDVSFRLVEGEHVGLVGANGVGKSTMMSIITGELVHDAGRVEWLPGTHYGYLDQHTRLQPGRSMMDTLRDAYLPLYEKEAKMNDIGMQMAEASPEELETLLDEMSEIQDALDAGDFYTLDMKIEEVARGLGLDAIGLDKRVDALSGGQRTKVLLAKLLLEKPKVLLLDEPTNYLDEEHVSWLANYLKNYPHAFMLISHDTEFMNTVTDVIFHLEFSKLTRYTATYEKFIELAELHKRQHIDAYEKQQDYIKKTEQFIAKNKARYSTTGRAKSRQKQLDRIERIDRPETAQEAQFSFKESRGSSRFVIEADHLVIGYDKPLLPPLTFTIERGEKIALVGMNGVGKSTLLKTMLGKVPSLDGKLSRGDFLIPAYFEQEVKAGNMTPIDDVWGTFPSMDQNQVRAALARTGLKNDHISRPLSSLSGGEQAKVRLCKLMLDESNWMLFDEPTNHLDVQAKAELKRAMQEYKGTIVLVSHEPDFYEGLVTKVWNVEEWFSTGEEFVEERSE
- a CDS encoding SE1832 family protein, producing the protein MTKHELEQQIAELKMDYVRLQGDMEKLESTGHPAMLEKAELRLAAMEVQLQELNAALAKL
- a CDS encoding RNA polymerase sigma factor; the protein is MTKIETVYEQHNRSIYYLCLKLTKNQAEAEDLMQDVWMKVVRYESYLENVDHVKAWLTTITMNTFRDKYRKDVRRSKHVVIQPDQLDVSILDLIAADTLPIEDQLAKADVSELIQKKLGELDTIYSKTVFYFYVKQLSLVEIAEMMKVSIGTVKSRLFRAKQRLRELILNDAESAEMLLA
- a CDS encoding dipeptidase, whose translation is MHSTELDHYFAQHREKHLAELKEFLAIASISSLSEHKEDMQKGADWLAQAMTKAGLENVKIDATAGHPVVYGDWLHAPGKPTILMYGHYDVQPVDPLHLWETAPFEATIRDEKIFARGASDDKGQVYMHVKAVEALLQQTGELPINIKFLIEGEEEIGSPNLDAYVEENKEALSADVIVISDTGMQGPGQPAVCYGLRGLAGIQVNIKGAKGDLHSGLYGGGVQNALHAIVELLASFRDKEGTIQVEGFYDNVRPLEEDERQAYAALDFDEEALKEELQVPALFGEKGFTHLERVWARPTLEINGVFGGFSGEGIKTVLPNEAGAKITCRLVPDQDPDEIVAKLKAHVEANKPEGVEVTVSEFDKGKPFITPYDHPAIQTAGASYEAVYNVPTAYVRGGGSIPIVAAFDEILGLPVVLMGFGLSTENFHAPNEHFHLENFDKGLRVIGNYYEQMAKFTLEELKK
- a CDS encoding CNNM domain-containing protein, whose amino-acid sequence is MEFVYLGICLVLSFFFSGSETALTAVNRMKVQLRAEQGDRASQKLLMLLSKPDRMITTILIGNNIVNITMPTILTIIALTYGWDIAIATAVLTVMIIIFGEVLPKTIAVTFSDRIAYLVSPIIGALVQVLRPITFILGQLTNIFIRILSKGAVKEATMTKEELRSMVDIASTEGTFREEESERLKGVLDFPHKDVEDVLETHRTEIVGIPTTASFEEVRSIILDNRYTRFPVYEDSMDEIIGMFYTKRFIEWTMNPERALEEFVDLEPLFVVKSLSVEKVYKQMLAKKKHMAIVLDEYGGTLGIVTHEDIIEEMIGQEIEDETDEDEQPLVYEHTADRLICAARFEIEDFNNLMEMSIETENETIGGFIMELLGHVPDEGEKVVFENLHFEVNEMDRNRIVKLTVTKLTDQTESTEEDLVRA